A window of the Clupea harengus chromosome 8, Ch_v2.0.2, whole genome shotgun sequence genome harbors these coding sequences:
- the coq6 gene encoding ubiquinone biosynthesis monooxygenase COQ6, mitochondrial, with protein sequence MFNIIKSKALNGIWCQCSGATKTHFNVERLAAVFLLSHRRLESSSSRDGVYDIIISGGGMVGTAMACSLGLDANLDGKRILLLEAGHKKEMDKAPETYSTRVSSISPGSATFLSGLGAWDHVMNMRCKPYQKMQIWDACSDALLTFEKENLQEEMAYIVENDVVVAALTKQLQTLSDHVDVKYKTRVVKYKWPMGCQMADSIPWVQVTLATGEILQTKLLIGADGPNSMVRQEAGIPTVKWDYDQSAVVAVLQLSEPTENIVAWQRFLPTGPIAMLPLSPTESSLVWSTSHRHAEELLAQDEESFVDAINSAFWSNDNHTELTEKAGSMFGSALSVLMPSSTSTRQLPPSVAGISPKSRVRFPLGMGHASEYIRHRMALVGDAAHRVHPLAGQGGNLGFGDVACLTQTLSQAAFNGKDLGDVQHLLEYETERQRHNLPMMTTIDLLKRLYSNNTLPFVLMRSFGLQATNSLPLLKEQIMAYASR encoded by the exons ATGTTCAACATTATTAAGTCCAAAGCATTAAATGGTATCTGGTGCCAATGCAGTGGAGCAACCAAAACTCATTTCAATGTTGAACGATTAGCGGCGGTGTTCCTGCTTTCACACCGGAGACTAGAATCAAGCAGTTCTAGGGACGGGGtttatgatataataatatCGGGAGGAGGAATGGTGGGAACAGCAATGGCCTGCTCTCTAG GTCTGGATGCAAATTTGGACGGGAAAAGGATTCTTCTGCTAGAGGCGGGCCACaagaaagagatggataaaGCTCCGGAGACCTACAGCACTAGAGTCAGCTCCATTAGCCCCGGCTCAGCCACGTTCCTCAGTG GTCTTGGGGCATGGGACCATGTTATGAACATGAGATGCAAGCCCTATCAGAAAATGCAG ATTTGGGATGCATGCTCCGATGCCCTCCTCACATTTGAGAAGGAGAACTTGCAGGAAGAGATGGCGTACATCGTGGAGAACGACGTCGTCGTGGCCGCCCTCACCAAACAGCTGCAGACACTGTCAG ATCATGTTGATGTGAAGTACAAGACCAGGGTGGTGAAGTACAAGTGGCCAATGGGCTGTCAGATGGCCGACTCCATCCCCTGGGTACAGGTGACTCTGGCCACTGGAGAGATTCTGCAGACAAAACTTCTG ATCGGTGCTGATGGACCTAACTCAATGGTTCGTCAAGAGGCTGGGATCCCTACAGTGAAGTGGGATTATGATCAGTCTGCTGTTGTGGCTGTGCTTCAACTGTCAGAG CCTACAGAGAACATCGTTGCTTGGCAGAGGTTTTTGCCAACTGGACCGATAGCTATGCTTCCG CTTTCCCCTACAGAGAGTTCACTGGTGTGGTCGACCAGCCATCGCCATGCAGAAGAACTTCTGGCCCAGGACGAAGAGAGCTTTGTAGACGCCATCAACTCTGCATTT TGGAGCAATGACAACCACACGGAGCTGACGGAGAAGGCAGGGTCCATGTTTGGGTCGGCCCTTTCGGTGCTGATGCCATCCAGCACGTCCACGCGTCAGCTGCCCCCCAGCGTGGCAGGCATCAGTCCCAAGAGCCGGGTCAGGTTCCCACTAGGCATGGGCCACGCCTCCGAGTACATCCGCCACCGCATGGCTCTAgttgg GGATGCTGCACACCGCGTACACCCATTGGCTGGTCAAGGTGGCAATCTTGGTTTCGGGGATGTGGCCTGTCTAACACAGACCCTCAGTCAAGCAGCTTTTAATGGGAAAGACTTGG GAGACGTGCAGCACCTCCTGGAGTATGAGACGGAGCGCCAGCGCCACAACCTGCCCATGATGACCACCATCGACCTGTTAAAGCGGCTCTACTCAAACAACACTCTGCCCTTTGTGCTGATGAGATCCTTTGGGCTCCAGGCTACtaactcccttcctctcttgaaG